A genome region from Thermoanaerobacterium xylanolyticum LX-11 includes the following:
- a CDS encoding M24 family metallopeptidase gives MNKRLIKLQDLLSQYDFDGYYISKPANVSYITGFTGDDSIAIVTKDKAFFITDSRYTEQAKIETDGFSIIDNNRDMFKAVSECINLSGIKKLGFESGYMTYETYSMLKETCKIQLEPLNNIIESFRSIKDEKEIENIKQAQRIAEKAFEHILSIIKVGMKEKDIAAEIEYYMRKEGAEGTSFDTIVASGFRSALPHGKASEKTIENGEFVTFDFGCKYNGYCSDMTRTVVIGKATEEQKKIYNIVLNAQRNAIENLKANIKENEGDYLARSIIENEGYGEYFGHSLGHGVGLEIHEAPFMAKNKNGILKVNMVVTVEPGIYIPNFGGVRIEDMVVIKENNVLDLTNSPKDLMEI, from the coding sequence ATGAATAAACGTTTAATAAAATTACAAGATTTGCTGAGCCAATACGATTTTGATGGTTATTACATATCAAAACCGGCAAATGTATCTTACATAACCGGTTTTACAGGAGATGATAGTATTGCTATTGTTACAAAAGATAAAGCTTTTTTCATTACAGATTCAAGATATACTGAACAGGCAAAAATTGAGACAGATGGCTTTTCAATAATAGACAATAATCGTGATATGTTTAAAGCGGTAAGCGAATGTATCAATTTGTCTGGAATAAAAAAATTAGGTTTCGAAAGTGGTTATATGACTTATGAAACCTATTCAATGCTAAAAGAAACTTGCAAAATTCAGCTAGAACCACTGAATAACATAATAGAGTCATTTCGTTCTATAAAAGATGAAAAAGAAATTGAAAATATTAAACAAGCTCAAAGGATAGCTGAGAAAGCATTTGAACATATCTTGAGCATTATAAAAGTAGGAATGAAAGAAAAAGATATCGCTGCTGAAATAGAATACTACATGAGAAAAGAGGGTGCAGAAGGTACATCTTTTGATACTATTGTTGCATCAGGATTTAGATCTGCATTACCACATGGCAAAGCATCTGAAAAAACAATAGAAAATGGCGAGTTTGTTACATTTGATTTTGGATGTAAATATAATGGATATTGTTCAGATATGACTAGAACAGTAGTCATAGGTAAAGCTACAGAAGAACAAAAAAAGATATATAATATTGTGTTAAATGCGCAAAGAAATGCCATAGAAAATTTAAAAGCAAATATAAAAGAAAATGAAGGAGATTATCTAGCACGAAGTATCATAGAAAATGAAGGATATGGTGAATATTTCGGACATTCATTAGGTCATGGTGTTGGACTTGAAATACACGAAGCACCATTTATGGCTAAAAATAAGAATGGTATTTTAAAAGTCAATATGGTAGTAACGGTTGAGCCAGGAATATATATACCAAATTTTGGAGGAGTTAGGATTGAAGATATGGTAGTAATAAAAGAAAATAATGTTTTAGATCTTACAAATTCACCAAAAGATTTAATGGAGATTTGA
- a CDS encoding amino acid permease codes for MNDESKKKLTLVPLILMIFTSVFGFNNMPRAFYLMGYSAIPWYIISGITFFLPYAFMMAEFGAAFKEESGGIYTWMERSVGPKYAFVGTFMWYASYVVWMVSICSTIFINISNIIFGTDKTSSLRLFGLNSTQVIGLLGILLIILITYVASKGLIIIKTVELLVNKRT; via the coding sequence ATGAATGATGAATCAAAGAAAAAGCTGACACTGGTGCCTTTAATTTTAATGATCTTTACTTCTGTTTTTGGATTTAACAATATGCCAAGAGCTTTTTATCTTATGGGATACAGCGCAATACCGTGGTACATCATATCAGGTATAACATTTTTCTTGCCTTATGCGTTTATGATGGCGGAATTTGGAGCTGCATTTAAAGAAGAAAGTGGCGGAATATATACGTGGATGGAAAGATCGGTTGGTCCTAAATACGCCTTTGTAGGTACTTTTATGTGGTATGCTTCATATGTTGTATGGATGGTCAGCATTTGTTCAACGATTTTTATAAATATCTCTAATATAATTTTTGGCACAGACAAAACCTCATCTCTCAGATTGTTTGGACTAAATTCGACTCAAGTTATTGGATTATTAGGTATATTGCTTATTATACTAATTACCTATGTAGCGAGTAAAGGTTTAATAATTATAAAAACAGTAGAATTATTAGTTAACAAAAGGACCTAA